Genomic DNA from Sardina pilchardus chromosome 4, fSarPil1.1, whole genome shotgun sequence:
GAAGGCAGTCTGTTCCTGGACTCAACGCTGAACCGCTTGGTGGTCCACAAGGACGAGAACACCGGAATCCTTGTCTGTGGAGGACGAATCCAGTCCTGGAAAGAAGATGGAACAGTTGTTCCTTTAATCCCATTTCATTCATGGCTAGCAACCCTGCTTTCAAGAGAAGCTCATGATGACAACCATGAAGGTGTTGCTGCCACACTACTGCGCACCAGGAAAAGGGCATGGATTGTGCAAGGTCGAAGAACAGTAAAGAAAGTTGTGAATGACTGTATTACATGTCGAAAACTGAAAGGAAAAATGTGCCAGCAGATGATGAGTGATCTGCCGCCAGAACGCTCACAGCGTGCCAACCCATTTGAGTACACCACGCTTGACCTCTTTGGCCCCTTCGAAATCAAGGATGCTGTCAAGAAAAGAATAGGAAAGAAGGTGTGGGGCATAGTCTTCTGTTGCATGGCATCAAGGGCAGTTCATGTGGACCTGGTTGACGATCAATCATCTGAAAGCTTTCTCCAAACTTACTCTCGCTTTGTAGCGTTGAGAGGCCATCCTAGAAAGTTGTGGTCAGATAGGGGAACCAATTTCATTGGAGCTAAACCTGCCCTACAAGACTTGCACAAATACCTAGCTACCTTACCAGAAGCATCCATAGAAGACAATGCAATCAAGGGTGGGACTGAATGGGTATGGAACTTTCATCCAGCTGATGCACCTCATCGCAACGGGGCTGCGGAAGCTGCAGTTAAGCTCATAAAGAGGGCTCTCACTAGCCTTGGAGGGACGACAAGCTCACTTACCTGGGGTGAACTCCAAACCCTCTTCTTCCAGGCAGCTAACCTCACCAATCAAAGGCCGATTGACGCCAGGGCACAAGAGCAAGAAGATTCCGTAGAGTATCTGACCCCCAACAGTCTGCTCCTCGGGAGGACCAGGCAAGGAGGAGATACAGGAGGAATTGACTTGTGCACCCATCCCTGGCGCCGACTCAGAGCCATCCAGATTGGTGTGGATATGTTCTGGAAGAAGTGGAGTGAACTTGCCGGACCAAATCTCTTCATTCGACCAAAGTGGCACAAAACCCAAAGGAATGTCGCTGTCGGTGACGTTGTTTGGGTTGCCGATCAGAATGCACTGCGAGGACAATTCCGGCTTGGATGGATCCAGGCCGTGCACCCCGATAAGATAGGACTTGTAAGAGACGCAGATGTGAAGCTGTGTGCAGGTCTCCCTGCCTCCTTAATAGTTGGGCAACTGAAGAGGAACCCTCAGCAGCTGACGTCAGTAATTCTACGGAGAGACGTGAGGAGACTAGTCGTCCTCATCCCTGTGGAAGACCAGTGACTCTTAGACCTCGTCTCATCAGCCAACAGCTCTGCAGGCACTGCATTCTGAAGGGAAGGTGCCTGAACAGTGACAATGGCATCCTAATCTTcatagaaagaaaagaaaaaagaaaaaaaaaaaaaaaaaaaaaatgtgaaaattgttatatggtgtaatgtaatgtctggCTGTGACCGCCTTGAATCGCATGATCAGTTGGTCAAGTGGGAGGTGTTAAGCGCACTACGTTACAGGGATACGTTTCCAAAGTCACAGGTGGGCACGTTTCCAAcgtcacaacaaaacacaggtGAAATGAATGATAGTGGGAGTGTCACTTACCTTGATTGAAGCGCGGGCCAGTTATAGCGTGCACTAAAACATCCTAATTAGTCCAAACGAAATGGTGAATGAGCACGGCATATAAACGGGAGCAAGAACTAGTTTGCATGTTGTCACGTCAGGAGAGATGCGCCACCGGTAAGCTGCTGTTTTAGTCCATTGAGCGAGCCGCGGTTTAAGTTTGCTTGTCTGTTTATGTTGCTCTGTACTACCGTTGCGTGTTCGTATATATGCGGTTGTATGCTTGATAACGTGGTGGTCACGCCGATGGAACATTGGTTACCGTCTGATGCTTAAATGTTTAACTGCTTGATTGTGTCCGAGGCTATATCGCGGTAAATGTTTTAAAGTTGTAGCGTCTCCATAGTCACGaatgcacttcctgtttgcggTGCAGGCTGGGTAATGTAGTTGATCACTCTTACAAAGGAAATGGTCTGCTATACTTAGCGCTGCTATTTAAAACTACTCACTGTTTCCATTTAAAGCCAACATATTGAGAGTGTTTGGTTTGAGTAATTGCAATGTGGCTTGTGTGTGCAATGTTTGTGTGGCAGTACAATGCTTAATGTATGTTTTAATATGCTGCAATGTTTCTTATGCCTGGAATTGCTGCATATTCAGTTTAAACACTaattatactatactatattataTTATCTATACAATACTATATTATTATAACACTAAAACTATAATGTAATTTAtgaatgtatatttatattattcAGAATTTATATATTATGTAGCTTTTACAAACTAGGTTTTCTATTCTACAGGTTTATAACCTGTAATTTGTGGATTAACAACTGTATGGAAAatcaaacaaaagaaataaaaaaccaCAAAGAGTTATAACAACGTGTCCTCTTCTGACGCCCCGTTCGGTGGGGAGAATCACCAAAGAACCGAACAGTAAGAGTATATGGTGTATATATGGGAAGCTATGTGTATTTTAGCATAGGTGGCCATGCTAATGTTGTCTTCTAGTATAGCGTTGTAGAGTAGATCTTCTTGAATCAGAAGAGTGGAAGCTGACCTGTGAAGCTGGTAGATTCCTgtagagggtggaggaggaggtggaggggatgTTAGCTTGTAGCCGAGCCAAACCAAGCCAGTCCTAACATTTCCTCCAGCTCTCACGCAATAGGCCAATCTCCTCAGGAAGCTCTCTgagcggagacacacacacacagacatacacacacacacacacagacaaagcttCATAAAGAAACAACAGCGATTTTCGCTCTATTCAGTCAGCTGTGATCAGAGGGAGGTATTTTCAAGCGCCATATGCTCGCCATCCTATCTGATTGCAGGAATGTGTtgttcatgtctctctctctctctctctgtctctctctctctctctctctctccctctccctctccccctctctctctctctctctctctctctctgtcctgcacGTGTGCACCAGGGTGAGTCAGACGGTGCTGATGGGTCACTGAGTCCACTCTCACTGAAGGCATCACCATCTCCAGCAGCACTAccactcacatgtgcacacccTGTTTACAGCGCAGCGGGggcatttaagtgtgtgtgtgtgtgtgtgtgtgtggtgtgtgtgtatgtgtgtgtgtgtctgtgtgatggtcAGGACTCTTCTTCCTGCCTTCAGTAACcgcttcctacacacacacacacacacacacacacacacacacacacacacacacacacacacacagtggccccTAGGCTTCCACACAGGAGACACGTTGCGGGCTCCCTGGTGTGAAGTCAGactttgtttgttgttgcaaATAGAGACCTGCTCCTGGCGATGCTGGCAGTGGCTGAGGaaactccccctcccccccaacacacacacacacacacacacacacacacacacacacacatacagtacgtacatacacacacacacatacacacacacacacacacatacagtacgtacatacacacacatacacacacacacacacacaccacacacacacacacacacacacacacacacacacacacacacacacacacacacacacacacacacacacatacagtcatatgcacacacatacaaaacacaatcTCTCCTCTCAATGTGAAAGCATGAATCCTCTCActtcattccctccc
This window encodes:
- the LOC134078562 gene encoding uncharacterized protein LOC134078562 yields the protein MMSDLPPERSQRANPFEYTTLDLFGPFEIKDAVKKRIGKKVWGIVFCCMASRAVHVDLVDDQSSESFLQTYSRFVALRGHPRKLWSDRGTNFIGAKPALQDLHKYLATLPEASIEDNAIKGGTEWVWNFHPADAPHRNGAAEAAVKLIKRALTSLGGTTSSLTWGELQTLFFQAANLTNQRPIDARAQEQEDSVEYLTPNSLLLGRTRQGGDTGGIDLCTHPWRRLRAIQIGVDMFWKKWSELAGPNLFIRPKWHKTQRNVAVGDVVWVADQNALRGQFRLGWIQAVHPDKIGLVRDADVKLCAGLPASLIVGQLKRNPQQLTSVILRRDVRRLVVLIPVEDQ